In Candidatus Hydrogenedentota bacterium, the genomic stretch ACAGCACGGATCCCGGCATGCACGAATCCGTCCACCGCAGCCCGTGGCCCTCCATCGAAGAATTCGCCACCGTCGCGCCGCCGCGGCATGCCGGCCAGTATGCCGCGATGGTCGCCGTCTTCGATGCCGTGCGCAAGGCTAAAGGCGATGCGAACAAGAGCATGGCCGCGCCCGTGGCGCGCGTCGCGGTCACGGGTTCCGCCGCCGTGCTGGATTCCCTGCTCGAAATCCGGGAGGACCTCGTCAAGATGCTCAATATCCAGGCGCTGGGTCTCGTCGAAGGTGCGCCCGAAACCGGCATCGTGGCCGTCGAAAGCACCATCGAGTAAGCATGCCGTGACACGGGCGGGGCCGGAATGAGCCTCCGGCTGTCTGCGCATCCGCACCGCCAATGCGGGAGTCAATTTGCACGGGGATTCACGCGTTTGCTATAGTACTTTCCCTCAGAAGGGCTGAAAACCGCACGGGCAGTGTTCTGTCCGCGCTGGACTGCGCATCGCGCGCGGGTGTTCCGGGCGAGGTTGCAGAAGATGCCCATGTTTTCCGCACGAGCAGCAAAGAGGTTGAAGCAAACAGATGGCGAACATTAAGCAACAAGAGAAGCGTATCCGGCAGGATCGGCAACGGCGTCTGCGCAACATGGACGTAAAATCGCGCATGCGCACCTACATCAAGCGGGCCATGGCCGCGCTCGAGGCAAAAGACAAGGCGGAGGCGAGTGCAGTGGTGCCTCAGGCGATTGCGGCGATTGACCGCGCCACGGCCAAGGGCGTCATCCACCGCAACGCGGCGGCGCGCAAAAAATCCTCGCTGACAACACGCATCAACGCGCTGCAGTAGAAGTCTGAACTCGTTTCTGACCGCGGACGGGCCCCGCTCGTTCGCGGTCCGTGTTTGCATCCGGCCCGCCCCTCCTCTCCTGCATCCGCAGCCGGTGCCCGGAAGACTTTTTCCGTGTCACGTTCTCGTCTATAATAATTTCGTTATTTCCATCTGGGGATGTGTCTGATCGCGCGAAGGAGAAGCTGAAGTGGCGGTGCTGCGAACGGCGCCACAGGCCGGGCGTTGGCCGGTTCGTGCGTTGCTGGCGGTAATCGTGCTGTCCGCGCCGGCGCAGGCGGCGTTCGGCCGGCAGCCGCAGGGCACGTCGGCGTTGCATCTTCGGTTTACCGGCGACATCATGATGCACGTTTCGCAATTGAACGCAACACGGCCGGAACGCGGCACGGATTACCGTTTCGAGACTTTCTTCGAAGGTGTGCGGCCCCTGCTTCAAGATGCGGACTTCACCGTCGGCAATCTTGAAACCACGCTTATCGAGCGCAACTACACCGGCTATCCCTGCTTCGGCAGTCCGGAATGCCTGGGCCGCGCGCTTGCCTGGGCGGGTTTTGACGTGCTGGTCACCGCGAACAACCACACCTTGGACAAACTGGAAACGGGGGTGCGCAATACCCTGGACATCCTCGACGCGTACGGGCTGCGGCACGCGGGAACGGCGCGTTCGCCGGTCGAGGCGGCGCATTTGCTGGTTCTGGAAC encodes the following:
- the rpsT gene encoding 30S ribosomal protein S20, coding for MANIKQQEKRIRQDRQRRLRNMDVKSRMRTYIKRAMAALEAKDKAEASAVVPQAIAAIDRATAKGVIHRNAAARKKSSLTTRINALQ